In a single window of the Oryctolagus cuniculus chromosome 2, mOryCun1.1, whole genome shotgun sequence genome:
- the PLEK gene encoding pleckstrin isoform X1, producing the protein MEPKQIRKGYLVKRGSIFNTWKPMWVVLLEDGIEFYKWKHEAMPSGMIPLQGSHVTSPCHDFGKRMFVFRITTSKNHHVYFQAAFLEERDAWVRDIKKAIKCIEGGQKFARKSTRRSIRLPETIDLGALYLSMKDVEKGVKELNLEKDKKIFNHCFTGSCVIDWLVSNQSVRNRQEGLMIASSMLSEGYLQPAGDLSKNAADGTAENPFLDNPDAFYYFPDSGFFCEENSSDDDVILKEEFRGVIIKQGCLLKQGHRRKNWKVRKFVLREDPAYLHYYDPAGGEDPLGAIHLRGCVVTSVESSPHGKKSDTENLFEIITADEVHYFLQAAAPEERTEWIKAIQAASRTGK; encoded by the exons GGGAGTATATTCAATACCTGGAAACCCATGTGGGTTGTATTACTAGAAGATGGGATTGAATTCTACAAGTGGAAACACGAGgccatgccttcaggaatgaTTCCCTTGCAAGGAAGCCATGTGACCAGCCCTTGTCACGACTTTGGCAAAAGGATG TTTGTATTCAGGATCACTACCAGCAAGAATCATCACGTCTACTTCCAGGCAGCTTTCCTGGAGGAGAGAGATGCCTGGGTTCGAGATATCAAGAAAGCCATTAAATGTATTGAAGGAGGCCAGAAGTTTGCAAGGAAATCCACCAGGAGGTCTATTCGGCTGCCAGAAACCATTGACTTGGG TGCCCTGTATTTGTCCATGAAAGACGTGGAGAAAGGAGTGAAAGAACTGAATCTAGAGAAAGATAAGAAGATTTTTAATCACTGCTTCACAG GTAGCTGTGTCATCGACTGGCTGGTATCCAACCAGTCTGTTCGGAATCGCCAGGAAGGCCTCATGATTGCCTCCTCAATGCTCAGTGAAGGCTACCTGCAGCCTGCGGGAGACCTGTCCAAGAATGCCGCGGATGGAACTGCTGAAAACCCCTTTCTGGACAATCCCGATGCCTTCTACTACTTT CCAGACAGTGGGTTCTTCTGTGAAGAGAATTCCAGTGACGATGATGTGATTCTGAAAGAGGAATTCAGAGGGGTCATCATCAAGCAGGGATGTTTACTGAAGCAG GGGCATAGGAGGAAAAACTGGAAAGTGAGGAAGTTTGTTCTGAGAGAAGACCCTGCCTACCTGCACTACTACGACCCTGCTGGG GGAGAAGACCCCCTGGGGGCGATTCACTTGAGAGGCTGTGTGGTGACTTCAGTGGAGAGCAGCCCACATG GCAAGAAGAGTGATACAGAGAACCTCTTCGAGATCATCACTGCTGATGAAGTGCATTATTTCCTGCAAGCCGCCGCCCCCGAGGAGCGCACAGAGTGGATCAAAGCCATCCAGGCGGCCTCCCGCACTGGGAAGTGA
- the PLEK gene encoding pleckstrin isoform X2, with protein MWVVLLEDGIEFYKWKHEAMPSGMIPLQGSHVTSPCHDFGKRMFVFRITTSKNHHVYFQAAFLEERDAWVRDIKKAIKCIEGGQKFARKSTRRSIRLPETIDLGALYLSMKDVEKGVKELNLEKDKKIFNHCFTGSCVIDWLVSNQSVRNRQEGLMIASSMLSEGYLQPAGDLSKNAADGTAENPFLDNPDAFYYFPDSGFFCEENSSDDDVILKEEFRGVIIKQGCLLKQGHRRKNWKVRKFVLREDPAYLHYYDPAGGEDPLGAIHLRGCVVTSVESSPHGKKSDTENLFEIITADEVHYFLQAAAPEERTEWIKAIQAASRTGK; from the exons ATGTGGGTTGTATTACTAGAAGATGGGATTGAATTCTACAAGTGGAAACACGAGgccatgccttcaggaatgaTTCCCTTGCAAGGAAGCCATGTGACCAGCCCTTGTCACGACTTTGGCAAAAGGATG TTTGTATTCAGGATCACTACCAGCAAGAATCATCACGTCTACTTCCAGGCAGCTTTCCTGGAGGAGAGAGATGCCTGGGTTCGAGATATCAAGAAAGCCATTAAATGTATTGAAGGAGGCCAGAAGTTTGCAAGGAAATCCACCAGGAGGTCTATTCGGCTGCCAGAAACCATTGACTTGGG TGCCCTGTATTTGTCCATGAAAGACGTGGAGAAAGGAGTGAAAGAACTGAATCTAGAGAAAGATAAGAAGATTTTTAATCACTGCTTCACAG GTAGCTGTGTCATCGACTGGCTGGTATCCAACCAGTCTGTTCGGAATCGCCAGGAAGGCCTCATGATTGCCTCCTCAATGCTCAGTGAAGGCTACCTGCAGCCTGCGGGAGACCTGTCCAAGAATGCCGCGGATGGAACTGCTGAAAACCCCTTTCTGGACAATCCCGATGCCTTCTACTACTTT CCAGACAGTGGGTTCTTCTGTGAAGAGAATTCCAGTGACGATGATGTGATTCTGAAAGAGGAATTCAGAGGGGTCATCATCAAGCAGGGATGTTTACTGAAGCAG GGGCATAGGAGGAAAAACTGGAAAGTGAGGAAGTTTGTTCTGAGAGAAGACCCTGCCTACCTGCACTACTACGACCCTGCTGGG GGAGAAGACCCCCTGGGGGCGATTCACTTGAGAGGCTGTGTGGTGACTTCAGTGGAGAGCAGCCCACATG GCAAGAAGAGTGATACAGAGAACCTCTTCGAGATCATCACTGCTGATGAAGTGCATTATTTCCTGCAAGCCGCCGCCCCCGAGGAGCGCACAGAGTGGATCAAAGCCATCCAGGCGGCCTCCCGCACTGGGAAGTGA